The nucleotide window TGATTCTCACACCCTATTAAGTAGATCCTGTTAGTTACTATGCCCaactgacagatgaggaaattgaagccaagagaggttaagtgacttgtccaaggtcacatcgCTGGTAACTGGAAGTGCTGGTATTCAGGCCCAGGACCCCTCTGGCCCAGAGCAGCATTAGCCTCCCCACTGGGACAAGAACACGCATGTGCTCTATAAAGTGTGACGTGCAaacacacaagcgggggagaagGACTGTACCCCTCTTCGCCGCCCAACAAATGTTGACGTGGAAGAGGAAACGCTAAGGCTGCTTGctctccccacctcctgtccCTCTGGACAGAGGGTCCTACCTGGAGATGCCATGGGTTCTGTCATCCCAGGGTCAGTGCTGCTGCTGGGCTGGGTGGAGTCAGGGATGGGgccgaggggggagggggaggggaagggctccTTGGTCGGACTGTCCGGCTCCTGCACCTCCTCTGGGCACAGGTAGACTTCGATGGGTCCCTGCGTGCTCTTCAGATATATCTGTAGGTTCtcctggaggaagaagagaagccaGGTCATGGCTCTGGGCAGCTGGGCACTGACTCATGGGTCGGGGTGGGGTGTATGGATGGACACCCACGGCTCCCGCCATCCACGTGAGCCAGCGCAACTCCTGAGCTTGGTGCTGACGCCTGCCCTGTCTGGCCTGTGGTGGGCATCCGCTCTTGCTGCCTGTCCGGTCCCCAGGTCCCCTTCTTTTAGGGAGAATATCTTGATTTTCCTTTGGGAAGCCACTCCTCTGCAACTCATGTACTGTGGGGGGACAGCACTCTTCCCCACTCCAATGGGTGAGCTTGGGGGACAGGCTGGGAAAGTCACCGTGATGGTGACTGGTTCAGGGTAGCGCACGACTCAGGTCAGTCCAGGAGCATCGGACCCAGGACTCGTGTGGGACTCGTGGGAAACAGAAGCTCCCTTCCCACTGGGGTCACCGAGCTGGTTATCATGAAAACTAGCTTTGCCACCAGAAAAGGGGAGCCTGCCTTAATGGAAGCACAAAGaatggcagagaaagatggagagcaTGGGGCGAACTGAAAGTCATAGTTTGAGCTCCTGCATCTAGCCTTGCCTGCAATCCCCAAGCCTTTCCTCTGGACCTCTCACTTGCTTCCCCTtagtcccctccacccccaacttAAGCCATTTGGACTTGGCCTTCTGTTACTTGTAACAAAGCATCTTGGTAACTTGGCCTTCCCGCCCCTGCTTCTTCCCTCCATGATTAACTGCACACATGCTATTCCGACAGGCATTTAGGTCTCCACCCGGTGCACCTGCACTGCCCTCTGCCCACCCGTTTCCCCTGACAACTCCTGTTCATGCTTTAGGACCCAATTAACCTGTAGCCATCTATGGGCTCTTCCTCCAACTGTCCTTTCTCTGGGCACCTGGAGTCTATAAATGGCAGGATGACTGCTTGCTTGGGTCTTTTTCTCACTAGGTCCCGAGCTCCTCCAAGACAGAGGTGGGGCCTCCTTTATCTTAATGTCCTTCCATTAAACGAATTATTTCTTGAGCGTTTATTGtgtgtccagctctgggctggggggggggggctaccaCAGGAGTGCGGCATGCTTCTGTGGAGCTTACACTCTAATAGGTGAAGCAGAACACAATCACAGAATCACCAATCACCCAGCAAACGGAGGTCAAGTGTGGTAGAAAAGCACAGGTAGTAAtgaaatctggggggggggggggggggggcgtggtaatcagggaaggcttccttgaAGAAGTGATGTTTGAGTTGAGACCAGTAGGATGAACAGCAGTaaaccaggcagagaaagaaaagagcatttcAGCTGGAGGGAACAGCCTGGGTGAAGGTCTTACAATGGGGAGGAGCTTAGTGTGGCGGGAAGCTGTAGGTAAGTCAGTGTGGCTGAAGCAAAGACACCATGGGGCAGCATATGAGAAGAGGCTGGTGAGGTCAAAGCACAGAGGACCTCATAAGGAAGTATTAAGAATTTCTGGTCTTTAACCTCGCCAGACACAGTTAGGAAAGGATTACTGTGAGCGCTAACACCACGGTGTATGggcacatgtgtgcgtgtgcccAGAAATGTTGGGGGCCGTGGGATGCAGAAAGATACCAGGAACGGAGATTTTCTCGGGCCAGCATCTGATGCCTGTTGCCCTTTCCAGCTTCTGCCATTTCTGCCCCCAGCTCGGGGACCACTGATCTTGTAATGGGTACCAGCACGGACCTGGGAAGCTTGGGGTCGGGCAGCACCAGGGACAGAGCATACAGAGCAGCCTGGGACCCTCCTAACCCTGCTCTCCACCAAATGCTTCCCTCTCACCTCGCTCCTGTCGGGCACTTCCAGTCTTGTCTGAGGAGGGGCCTTGACAACGATCACTGTCTGCTCCTTGAAGCTTCCAACAGCACGGATGTCCTGGTAAGTCACATAGGCCAGTGTAGGGGCAGGAGAGTCAAGAGAAGTAGCTGGTCACAATTCAAACCCCCGGCCTGCCAGCCTAAGCCTCTGGACATCTCTTTCTCAGTCCGTCTACAGCTTAGAAATAACCAAACACCATAACCTGTTCTCCTACTATCATAGGCTACCCCCCATCCCTTTTGAAAACAAACAGGAGTATAAATCATTTCTTAATGCTGCCTCATAACGGTTTTTTATGTAAAGACTTCATCTCAGACTGTATCATTAGCTCTGAGACAGGAGGGCTCCgtcttatttctttatgtttctcaCCATGCCTAGAATCCTTCCAAAAACACAAAGTCAGATCCAAAGACCAATTAGATGGTAGAACCATCTGATTGGGAAAAGTGTGTGAAAAGCCTTAGCAAAGCCCATGCTTATAGTGTCAGTCTTAGGAATCCAACctaaggaaagaagtaaaaaatataggaaaatgttctctatacaaaaatattcatcacAATGCTGctttataaaagcagaaatctcAAATCAATCTAAGTGTTGACTCTAGGCCTTAACAAACCAGAATGTGGTCTGAGTAGGACATTCTCAAATCATCCTGAACATGAGGTTAAATCCTATGAGACTGCTGTTTTGCAAAAAATGGTCCAATAGCAACAAGTTCATGGATCAAGCAAATAGTTAGGAAGGATTTGTAACAACAAAATGGTGATAgaaagcaggatataaaatgttacatatggggcacctgggtggttcagtcagttaagtgtcagacttcagctcaggtcatgatctcgcgattcgtgagtttgagccccacatcgggctccttgctggctgtatggagcctgcttaggtttctctctctctctctttccctctctctctgcccctctcaaaaataaatactttaaaaaaaaagttatgtaggggcgtctgggtggctaggtcagttaggtgcccaacttcagctcaggtcatgatctcgctgttggtgggttcgagccccacatcgggctctgtgctgacggctcagagcccggagcttgcctgggattctgtgtctccctctctctctgcccctcccccactcgcactctgtctgtctcttgaaaataaatgttaaaaaaatatttttaaaattatgtatatcaGGCACACACTACATTAATAACCTGTCCCCTTGTGTATGTATAGTTAAGAAACAATGGCTACATGAAGGGGGCACCTagttcttttctccattttccagatttaAGGAACTGGACTTACTTTTATAAGGAGTAACTTCGATAGGCTCGTGAGGACAGGCcaccaaagaaggaagaaacagatatGCCAGCCCCCGAGGCTGAGTTAGGCCTTGCAGGGAGGTGCTGCCTCAACTCCAATAAGGCCCTGCTCCCTGACCTCTTCCCCCCACCAAACAGGATATCTCTTGTTGGCCTTGTCCTCGGTCAGGTGCTTGAAGTTCAGAGAGCAGGTCTGGATGAGCTGGTCCAAGGCCTGCTCCGTGCTCATCAGCTCCTTCAGCTCCTGCCCCAGCTGCTGCCGCTTCCCAGGTCGGGTCGGGTCTTCAAACATTCCCCTGCCTCTGGGAACAGAGCAGTCCCCCAGTGTCAGTCTCAGCGCacatccaggagccccaacccCAGGGCGGCTGTGCAGACCTAAACAGGCGGTGCAAAACCCCAGGATGGGGCCACTCACACGGTCTACAACGGCGCCCCCTGGGTTGTGCAGATCAGGGGCCCTGCCTAGCTCCCGGGGAGCTGCTAGGAACTGGAACTTGAGGTCTGAGGGTTGGgctagggaaaagaaacaaatcaagcCTCACCCCACTTTGGGGGGCTGTCAATGCCtatacccctccccccccgcctccccaaaCGCCTTGCCTGGGTTCCCTCAGGGTCGCGCCAGGGGCTGCAGGTCCGCTCTGCTCTCTGTAGGAGGAAAGGAGCCTGGGGGACTCCTACCTCAGAGCTGCAAGGAGTGTGGGTGGCTACAGCCCAGCTCCCAGGGGACTTTCCTAAGCTGGAAGAGGGGAATCTTTGGGATCCCAACTCAAGAGGATCTGGGTCCTCTCTTGGGCCTTTGCGTGTCCTAGAAACCATTCTCCACGCTGCCCCAACCTGCTTTCCCAATATATTCCCAGCATATACATCTGTCCTTCCACCTCCCCCTTAAATACATTGGCTCTGCTCCCGGCAGGTACGTGAGCCTATCGGACGCCACCCTGAGCTGCAGCCCCGACACACCCACTGCATACGGGGCACCCCGCACCTTCACCCGCAGCACGTGCACCCACTGGTGCCATCGGCCCCAGCCCAGGCACTCACACCCACTGGATGTTGTTCTTGGCCTTCTTACGGATGAGCTGGATGCCCTCCAGCACGTTGGTGATGTCATAGATGCGCCGCTTCTGCACGTCCAGCACCTCAGCCGCCCAGTTCAGGTCCAGGACGCCGTCCTTGGACTCGCTCAAGAGGTAAATGAACTTCTTGGTGAGGAGCCCCAGCGACGTGTCATACCGAGTCTTCTCTCCAGGGGACTTGGGGGCTAAGAGGAAAGGGGCCCAGTCACAACCTCATCCTTTGATCTGGACCCATTAAGTACCTCTCTTCGCATGAGGGCCGGAGCAACCACTCTCCAGTTTACAGAGCACTGTGAGGCAGGAGGTCGTTCGCCACCACCATCCAGGCAGGGACCCTGATGCCTAGAGAGGACACGTGACTTGTCTGAGGTCTCGCAGGGGCAGGGGCGCGACTGGAAACCAAGCATCCTAACTCCTAGTTCATAGCCCCTTTCCATTATAGCTTAGGGCAGCCCTAGAAACACCACCTCCATCAACACCAACAAATAGTTATCGTGTGTTGGTCACCGTTCTAAGCAACTTTCCATATACCACaaatttaatccttgcaacaccCTCTCAGGCAACAGCCTGAGAGGCATCCCATCTTACGGGTGAGTACACTTCAGAACAGAcaggtgaagtaacttgctcagCTCAGTCGGCTAGAAAGTGACAAAGCTGATTTAAATCCAGACAGTCCGGCTGCAGTCTTCCTCCTTAACCATCACCCTATCCCGCCAGCTAGGTCAGGAATCGAGGATTATGGTAGGGAGAGAATAACGGACTGGGATTCGAGAACATGTGTatagatttgctttttctttccacGTGCAGCCCAATGATTATCTGAAAGGAATCAGCCCTATACTATCACACGGGGCAGGCGCATGAAAAAAGATGCTTTCTTAATGAGGTGGATGTCCCAAGACCACATCTCAGCTGCAGCATCTTAAACCACAAGAGGACTTCTGCAAATTTAGTGACTTGCAAGTCATATAGCAAGCTAGTGGCCAAACTAGTTTTGGAAACTGAGTTTTAGAGAGTCTCAGATTCCTCCGGAAGGGGATTTTAGAATCCCCTAACACACAGATGGCAAGCATTTGGCACACGGGCTGTTTTTGTCAGGTTTTGCACCCTTGACAGACATTGCTGACTGATCAGTGCACTTAGTACCTTTCAATAAAACGATCCCGGCAGCCTCTACCAATCAAAGGGAGAGCAAACTTTATTGCTATTCCTGATCTCGGtgtgtttcattttatagatgagacaaCCAACGCTCACAAGAGGAGTGATTAGTCAGATCAGGGCAGAACCTTGTCCAGAcccccaaattccttttttttttcattaaaaaattttttaggggcacctgggtggcgcagtcggttaagcgtccgacttcagccaggtcacgatctcgcagtccgtgagttcgagccccgcgtcgggctctgggctgatggctcggagcctggagcctgtttccgattctgtgtctccctctctctctgcccctcccctgttcatgctctgtctctctctgtcccaaaaataaaaattaaaaaaaaaaatttttaatgtttatttattcatttttctgagagagaaagggagagagagagagagacagagtgtgaacaggagagggacagagagagagagagagagacacagaatccgcagcagcctatgggctctgagctgtcagcacagagcccaatgcagggctcgaacccataaaccatgagatcatgacctgagccgaagttggacacctgatgcttaaccgactgaactacccaggtgccccaagatcccCAAATTCCTGCCCCTCGTGTTTCCCACCCGGTCACATAACTTCTTCATTAGGTctctgaccccaccccccccaaattaCTGTTCCTCTCTAACATAGTTTCTAAAACTCCAGCTGGAACCAGGATATTGACTGAAAATACCAGCAGGCAGAGGCAGAAATTCCCTGCAGCTTAACTTTAGGAAGGCACCACCCGGGCAGCCCCTGGATCTTAAAAATCTCTGAGGCCACGCGGGTTAGACCAACCCAAGTTTCACTTCCCTTTGAGTCATTCATTTAGCCCTCTGCATGTGGGAGAAAGACCCTGGATTCTCTCTTTTAGAAAAGATCAGACTgcaggaaatgtaatttttttttcaatagtaaGCTCCCACGTAAAACGCTGGTCATCACGTTCAGGTCACGAGAGCGGTGTGCGGTGTGGGAGAAGCAGTGCTAGCTTGGCTTTGAGTCCTGACCCCACTCaccagcagtgtgaccttgggtaagtcgcTCAAGCTCTGCGTCTCAAGTTGCCTCATCattgagagggggacagagctaCCTACTGGCAGGGTCCCGTGACACAACCCAGAGGAAACTACTTTGTAAACTGGGAAGTGTGCTACAAATATCACTCCAGATGATTCGGGCCGGGCTGCTGCCCTCTGCCCTTACCCATCCCCCATCCGGGGCCCGCCCTTAGACGCCCAATGGGCAAGGCTTACTTTTGGGGCTGGGGAGGCCGTCCAGTCTAATGCACTTCCCCTTGGGGGTCCGGAATTCAGGGACTGCTGGCTTCCCGATCCCCTCCAGGTCCAGCTTCCTTTTGGccttggagagaggagagagagagacagggtttGAGAATCACTCTTCCTTCAGCCTTTCCCCAAGTCGGGGCCAAAGCATGGAGGCCACCAGCAGctactttctgtgcctcagtttaccacCAGTCCTGGTGAAAACATCATTGCACTTGGTGAGGAAATAGGAGGGGCTCAAAAAGTGAGCTTTCATGGGaaggaaatccttttttttttttctttacctttttttttttttagattttattatttaagtaatctcaacgcccaacatggggctcgaacccacaacgcTGAGATCAAGTCACGCTACATGCTCCAcagaccgagccagccaggtgccgcaGGGAGCCCTATTTTCTGAAGAGCACACAACACTCCCATTCCGAGGTCCATGCTCCTGAAGACTATGGAAGCCAGTCCAGCCGAGAGCCCGGGGTTCCTTAATAACAGGCCCCAAGGTCACTTCTATCGGCACCATGCCCAGAGGATGATGCGGGGAGGAAGGAGTGGGTAGGACCTAAACCACACCAGGCTGGGGAGAGCCTCCCGCCTCACCAAGTGCAAAAGCAGCTGGCCCAGCCTGCCCTGGTGCCCATCACAGCCCCACAGCTGGCCCTTATCAGGGTGGGGCTGGGCATCCGCCCAGGCCCAGGGGACTTCCTGGCTCAGTGCCACACCCCAGGGAGGTGCCCACATCGGGAAGCAGAGCaaacattccccaccccccatgtttGGGCTCCGGCTCAAGGGCCCCAAGGCCTCCTGAATAGACTCCATTTGCCATTCTTTGCTGAGAGGGGGCAGACAATGAATCCTTCCCCTGCTTCTCAAGGACGAACAGCTGAGgtccccctgctccccctgcctgTTCCCGCCAAGCTTGGGAAACACCTGCTGGGGAAATCAAACCACAGACCCGTCTGCTCTTCTCCACCCCACTGCCACCAGGCCCCAATTAGGCCCAGAAGCTGCACTGGCCCGGAAGGGGCCTCTCTCCTGGttagggctgggcaggggcagggctagGGCACTAGGGCACGGGGGCATAAGCCAGCCTGGACTTGAATCTCCCGGCTCCTTCAGGGACtcactgtgtctgtgtgtgactTGGGGATGTACTCTGCATctaggagcctcagtttcctccttggtAAAATGAGGCAGCAATCACCTACCTTGAGGGATGATTATAAGGAATAGAGGAGCTAACTCCTGCAAAGTGCTCACCCTGTGACTCAGacacagtaggtgttcagaaAATGCAGAGTCCCCTCTCTGAAATCCAGGCTTGGCCTCTTCCTTGACACACCCTTCTGGGGGCCACTGAacccatttccttcctctccctctccccccaaccgCCCAGACACCCCTAAGCTGGTCAGGACAGAGAAGCCTATTTTAACCTTTG belongs to Felis catus isolate Fca126 chromosome C1, F.catus_Fca126_mat1.0, whole genome shotgun sequence and includes:
- the E2F2 gene encoding transcription factor E2F2; protein product: MLRGPRALAPAAGPPSKVLPAMSPTELWPPGLSSPQLCPATTTYYTSLYPQTVPPTAAPGTCLDATPHGPEGQAVRCVPAGRLPAKRKLDLEGIGKPAVPEFRTPKGKCIRLDGLPSPKTPKSPGEKTRYDTSLGLLTKKFIYLLSESKDGVLDLNWAAEVLDVQKRRIYDITNVLEGIQLIRKKAKNNIQWVGRGMFEDPTRPGKRQQLGQELKELMSTEQALDQLIQTCSLNFKHLTEDKANKRLAYVTYQDIRAVGSFKEQTVIVVKAPPQTRLEVPDRSEENLQIYLKSTQGPIEVYLCPEEVQEPDSPTKEPFPSPSPLGPIPDSTQPSSSTDPGMTEPMASPGPALTPQQALQLPAPPPPPLPLVPLEATDSMLELPHPLLQQTEDQFLSPTLPCSSPLISFSPPLDQDDYLWGLDGGEGISDLFDSYDLGDLLIN